The following proteins are encoded in a genomic region of Xanthomonas cassavae CFBP 4642:
- a CDS encoding methylamine utilization protein, whose product MRWIKQASAVSALALCGAMAPGAATPVSVTVTDANGVLVDAVVSLEVPRPAAAAVGKTVEMDQVNSQFVPAVLAISVGTAVRFPNNDQIRHQVYSFSPAKRFELPLFQGTTAAPVRFDQAGLVTVGCNIHDWMLGYIVVLDTPYFGKTGSDGRVQLDAPAGAYTLRVWHPRIKGAAATEPLQVAREAVQRRVTLQTTGAAPTVAPADDRVRALQDKFRRAEPKKPHP is encoded by the coding sequence ATGCGGTGGATCAAACAAGCAAGTGCGGTATCGGCGCTTGCACTCTGTGGCGCGATGGCGCCTGGGGCGGCAACGCCGGTGAGCGTGACCGTCACCGATGCCAATGGCGTCCTGGTCGATGCGGTGGTCAGCCTGGAGGTGCCGCGTCCTGCTGCTGCCGCGGTCGGGAAGACCGTTGAGATGGATCAGGTCAATTCGCAGTTCGTTCCTGCGGTGCTGGCGATATCTGTCGGGACCGCGGTGCGGTTTCCGAACAACGACCAGATCCGCCATCAGGTCTATTCGTTCTCTCCCGCCAAGCGCTTCGAATTGCCGTTGTTCCAGGGCACCACAGCGGCGCCGGTACGGTTCGATCAAGCGGGCCTGGTAACGGTGGGCTGCAACATCCACGACTGGATGCTGGGCTACATCGTGGTGCTGGATACTCCGTATTTCGGCAAGACCGGTAGCGATGGCCGCGTGCAACTTGATGCACCGGCGGGTGCGTACACGCTGCGCGTCTGGCATCCGCGCATCAAGGGCGCAGCGGCCACCGAGCCGCTGCAGGTTGCACGCGAGGCGGTGCAACGCCGCGTCACCCTGCAGACCACGGGCGCTGCCCCGACGGTGGCGCCGGCGGACGATCGGGTGCGCGCGCTGCAGGACAAGTTCCGCCGCGCCGAGCCCAAGAAGCCGCATCCATGA
- a CDS encoding isopenicillin N synthase family dioxygenase, with the protein MSARIPTLDITRFDSDRDAFVAELGAAYRQWGFAGIRNHGIAQADIDAAYEVFKAFFALTEEVKRRYHLAGSGGARGYTAFGVETAKDSRHFDLKEFWHIGREIPDDSPYREVMPPNLWPEEVPGFRERGYRLYKQLDQLGSRVLSALALHIGLPQDYFVDKTNNGNSILRPIHYPPITSDDIPNVRAGAHGDINFITLLVGASAAGLEVRSNDGEWVPFTADADTIVVNIGDMLQRLTNHVYPSTIHRVVNPPGEAARKPRYSVPFFLHPNPDFVIDVLPSCISAGNPSRYPEPITAHGFLEERLREIKLK; encoded by the coding sequence ATGAGCGCCCGCATCCCGACCCTGGACATCACCCGTTTCGACAGCGACCGCGACGCCTTCGTCGCCGAGCTCGGTGCGGCCTACCGGCAGTGGGGTTTTGCCGGCATCCGCAATCACGGCATTGCACAGGCCGATATCGATGCCGCCTACGAGGTGTTCAAGGCGTTCTTCGCCCTGACCGAAGAGGTGAAGCGCCGCTATCACCTCGCCGGTAGCGGCGGTGCGCGTGGCTACACCGCCTTCGGCGTGGAAACCGCCAAGGACTCCAGGCATTTCGATCTGAAGGAGTTCTGGCATATCGGCCGCGAGATTCCCGACGATTCGCCGTATCGCGAGGTGATGCCGCCGAATCTGTGGCCGGAAGAAGTGCCCGGCTTCCGCGAACGCGGCTACCGGCTGTACAAGCAGCTGGATCAGCTCGGCTCGCGGGTGCTCTCGGCGCTGGCCCTGCACATCGGCCTGCCGCAGGACTATTTCGTCGACAAGACCAACAACGGCAATTCGATCCTGCGCCCGATCCATTACCCGCCGATCACCAGTGACGACATCCCCAACGTGCGTGCCGGCGCGCACGGCGACATCAACTTCATCACTCTGTTGGTCGGTGCCAGTGCCGCCGGGCTGGAAGTGCGCTCCAACGATGGCGAGTGGGTGCCGTTCACCGCAGACGCCGACACCATCGTGGTCAATATCGGCGACATGCTGCAGCGGCTCACCAATCACGTGTATCCGTCGACGATCCACCGCGTGGTCAATCCCCCGGGCGAAGCCGCGCGCAAGCCGCGCTATTCGGTGCCGTTCTTCCTGCACCCGAATCCAGATTTCGTGATCGACGTGCTGCCCTCGTGCATCAGCGCCGGCAATCCCAGCCGCTATCCCGAGCCGATCACCGCGCATGGATTCCTGGAAGAGCGCCTGCGCGAGATCAAGCTGAAGTAA
- the glmM gene encoding phosphoglucosamine mutase yields the protein MSARKYFGTDGIRGRVGQGVISADFVLRLGNALGRVLTQGRSKRPLVLIGKDTRISGYMFEAALEAGLVAAGADVQMIGPMPTPAIAFLTTTLRADAGVVISASHNPHYDNGIKFFSAEGEKLDDATEAAIEAALDEPFHTVESERLGKAIRTRDAIGRYIEFCKASVARGFTLQGLKMVLDCAHGATYHIAPMLFRELGAEVVVIGAAPDGLNINDGVGSTHIDNLAAKVRQSGAHLGIAFDGDGDRVLMADDQGNPVDGDDLLYVLARSWQASGRLTGTVVGTLMTNYGLEPALARLQIPFQRAKVGDRYVHQALVEGGGTLGGETSGHLLCLDRASTGDGIVSALQVLEALGRDGHSLREALRDLAKVPQKTVNVRLDGGAAKAIVEAPGVQQALQQAQVAVQGRGRAFLRPSGTEPVVRVTVEADDAGLMQATLDRLSGAVRDAA from the coding sequence ATGAGCGCACGCAAATATTTCGGTACCGACGGCATCCGCGGGCGGGTCGGGCAGGGCGTGATCTCGGCCGACTTTGTGCTGCGCCTGGGCAATGCGCTGGGTCGTGTGCTCACCCAGGGCCGCAGCAAGCGTCCGCTGGTGTTGATCGGCAAGGACACGCGCATTTCCGGCTATATGTTCGAAGCGGCGTTGGAAGCCGGCCTGGTCGCGGCCGGCGCCGACGTGCAGATGATCGGGCCGATGCCGACACCGGCGATCGCGTTCTTGACCACCACTCTGCGCGCCGATGCCGGGGTGGTGATCAGTGCTTCGCACAACCCGCACTACGACAACGGCATCAAGTTCTTTTCCGCCGAGGGCGAGAAGCTCGACGACGCCACCGAAGCGGCGATCGAAGCCGCCCTGGACGAGCCGTTCCACACCGTGGAATCCGAGCGCCTGGGCAAGGCCATCCGTACCCGCGACGCGATCGGCCGCTATATCGAGTTCTGCAAGGCCAGCGTGGCGCGCGGCTTCACCCTGCAGGGACTGAAGATGGTGCTGGACTGCGCGCATGGCGCCACCTATCACATTGCGCCGATGCTGTTCCGCGAGCTGGGCGCCGAGGTGGTGGTGATCGGCGCCGCACCGGATGGGCTCAATATCAACGACGGTGTGGGGTCGACGCATATCGACAATCTCGCCGCCAAGGTGCGGCAGAGCGGGGCGCATCTGGGCATCGCCTTCGACGGCGACGGCGACCGTGTGCTGATGGCCGACGACCAGGGCAACCCGGTCGACGGCGACGACCTGCTGTACGTGCTGGCACGGTCGTGGCAGGCCAGTGGCCGGCTCACCGGCACGGTGGTCGGCACGTTGATGACCAACTACGGGCTGGAACCGGCGCTGGCCAGGCTGCAGATCCCGTTCCAGCGCGCGAAGGTCGGCGACCGTTACGTGCACCAGGCATTGGTCGAAGGCGGCGGCACGCTGGGCGGGGAAACCTCCGGCCACCTGCTGTGCCTGGACCGTGCCAGCACCGGCGATGGCATCGTCAGCGCGCTGCAGGTGCTCGAAGCCCTGGGCCGCGACGGGCATAGCCTGCGCGAAGCGCTGCGCGATCTGGCCAAGGTGCCGCAGAAGACCGTGAACGTGCGTCTGGATGGCGGCGCCGCCAAGGCGATCGTAGAGGCGCCCGGTGTGCAGCAGGCGTTGCAGCAGGCGCAGGTGGCGGTGCAGGGGCGCGGACGCGCCTTCCTGCGTCCCTCGGGCACCGAGCCGGTGGTGCGCGTGACCGTGGAAGCCGACGATGCCGGCCTGATGCAGGCCACGCTCGACCGTCTCTCCGGAGCGGTGCGTGACGCGGCGTGA
- the accD gene encoding acetyl-CoA carboxylase, carboxyltransferase subunit beta has protein sequence MSWLSKLMPSGIRTENTPAKKRSVPEGLWEKCSNCGSALYGPELEENLEVCPKCDHHMAIRARARLNSLFDPETATTEIAAQLGPVDVLKFKDQKRYGERIKASQKASGEYDALIAMRGTLKGNPLVAAAFDFAFMGGSMGSVVGERFARAAEVALEVGCPFVCFSASGGARMQEGLFSLMQMAKTSAALGRLRDAGLPYISVLTHPTTGGVSASFAMLGDINIAEPHALIGFAGPRVIEQTVRETLPEGFQRSEFLLDHGAIDQICDRRQMRDRIAELTAMMMRQAQPHDVDAA, from the coding sequence ATGAGTTGGCTCAGCAAATTGATGCCCTCCGGCATCCGCACCGAGAACACCCCGGCCAAGAAGCGCAGCGTTCCCGAGGGTCTGTGGGAAAAGTGCAGCAACTGCGGCAGCGCGCTGTACGGCCCGGAGCTCGAAGAGAACCTGGAGGTGTGTCCGAAGTGTGACCACCACATGGCCATTCGCGCCCGCGCGCGGCTGAACTCGCTGTTCGACCCGGAGACCGCGACCACCGAGATCGCCGCCCAGCTGGGCCCGGTCGACGTGCTCAAGTTCAAGGACCAGAAGCGTTACGGCGAACGCATCAAGGCCAGCCAGAAGGCCAGCGGCGAGTACGACGCGCTGATCGCCATGCGCGGCACGCTCAAGGGCAATCCGCTGGTTGCCGCCGCCTTCGACTTCGCCTTCATGGGTGGCTCGATGGGTTCGGTGGTCGGCGAGCGCTTTGCGCGTGCGGCCGAAGTGGCGCTGGAAGTGGGCTGCCCGTTCGTGTGCTTTTCCGCCAGTGGCGGCGCGCGCATGCAGGAAGGCCTGTTCTCGCTGATGCAGATGGCCAAGACCTCCGCAGCGCTCGGGCGCCTGCGCGACGCCGGCCTGCCGTATATCTCGGTGCTGACCCATCCCACCACCGGTGGCGTGTCGGCATCGTTTGCCATGCTGGGCGACATCAACATCGCCGAGCCGCATGCACTGATCGGCTTCGCCGGCCCGCGCGTGATCGAGCAGACCGTGCGCGAAACGTTGCCGGAAGGCTTTCAGCGCTCGGAATTCCTGCTCGACCACGGCGCCATCGACCAGATCTGCGACCGTCGCCAGATGCGCGACCGCATCGCCGAGCTCACTGCCATGATGATGCGGCAGGCGCAGCCGCACGACGTCGACGCCGCATGA